A stretch of DNA from Rhizobium sp. EC-SD404:
GCCGGCGGAATCCTCGATCAGAGCACGACCATTGGCCACATGCAGCAGGCGAAAGGCGTTGGATCCCGGAAACGGTTGGTTGAGCGGATCGGCGACGCCAGCCTCGGGCTCTTCCTCGATTGGTGGCTCGGGTACGGTCGCCGTCATGAGCATGTCGAATTCGCCCTCGCCGGACGGCTCCCCTTCCAGGACGATCGGCGAGGCGCTCATCCTGCCCGTGCCTGGCCACTCCGACAGCGGCCGATCGGTCGAGTAGGTCATCGGCCTGACACCGAAGGATTCCTGATGGAAGAAGACGTACCAGGGGAAAAACGCCGCACCCACGGCGAGAGCGATGCCGCCGCCGATGATCGCCGTGTCGGCATTGAACAGGCGGCGCAGCAAAGGCTCGGGCGGCAAGGTGTCGTCGAAGAAGGTTTCCTGCTCGTCGCTCATTTGCGTCCCTTGCTTGGCTCTGATTGCGGTGTGCCGGGTTGGATAAGACCGGCCGCCTTCTTCATCTCGTGGGCCAGATCGTCGAATGCGTCGGCGGCCGGCGGATCGTCGGGACCTTGCCTCAGGACCTCGTAGACGACCGGGACCTGCTTGACCGCCATGTCCATGTCCGCGTCGGTGCCCGGCCTGTAGCCACCGATCAGTCGGAGATCGCGGGTCTCTTCGAAACGATGGATCAACGCCTTCAGCCGCGTGACCAGCTTTTCCTCGTCACCGGCCCAGGCCTTGCGGGCGAGACGAGAGATGGATGCGAGTGGATCGATCGGCGGATATCGCCCTTCTTCCGCCAGCGTCCGGCTGAGCACGATGTGCCCGTCGAGAATGCCGCGTGTCGCATCGGCGACGGGGTCGTTGTGATTGTCGCCATCGACGAGGATCGACACGATGGCCGTGATCGAACCCGCGTCGCGGCCGCCTGGCCCTGCCCGCTCGAGAAGCTTCGGCAGCTCGGTAAAGACGGATGCCGGATAGCCGCGCGCGATCGGTGCTTCGCCCGACGCAATACCCACCTCGCGCACTGCATGAGCAAAGCGCGTGACGCTGTCGACGATCATCAGCACGTTCTGACCGGCGTCACGGAAATATTCGGCGACCGTCATCGCTGTCAGCGGTGCGAGCCGGCGCAGCATCGGCGACTCGTCGCTCGTCGCCACGACGACGACGCTTTTCGCCAGATTGTCACCGAGCGTATCCTCGATGAATTCCCGCACTTCGCGGCCGCGCTCGCCGACAAGCGAGATGACGACGCGGTCAAAGGCGCTTGCCCTTGCGATCATCGACAACAGCGTCGATTTTCCGACACCCGAGCCGGCGAAGACGCCAAGTCGCTGTCCCAGACAGATCGGTGAGAAGATATCGATCGCCCGAACGCCGGTCCGAAGCGGCGTCTCGACGCGCTGGCGGCTCATCGACGGCGGCGGCTGACTGACGACGGAGCGACGCTTGGCTCCCGGCATCATTTCCGGACCGCCGTCGATCGGCTGGCCCATGGCGTTGATCGTGCGCCCACACCAGGACTGGTCCGGCGCGACCTTGAAGGCGCCGCGGCTGAAGACGGTTTCATTGACCCCGATCGGCTCCCCGGCTTCGATCGGGCAGACCACCACCGTGTCCGTGTCCACCTTGACCACTTCGCCGAGATGGTCGCCGCTCTTGCTGCGGTGAACGACGAATTCACCCAGGCGCACATGGCGCGAGAGACCGGATACCGTGTAGTGGCCGGCGGCGATCGACTGGACATAGCCGCCATAGCGGATGGCCTCGCTTGGCTCGGCGAATTTGCGGGCCACCTTGGCGAGCGCATCCAGCTTTTCGGATCGGTGCGAATGGGAGTGCACGCTCATGTCGCTTTCTGCCCGGCTTCAGGCCGACTGGAGCGTTTCCAGGTGAAGTGGATACCGCTTCACCGTTCGGAAACGCCAAGTACCTTAGGTGTTGCTGCCGCCAAGCGTGCGGATTGCGTCCTGCTTGATCCGTTCGGCATCGCGAACGAGCGCGGAGACGTTCTCGAACTGACGCGTGACCATGATCAGCTGCGTCATCTCTGAGACGGCATTGACATTGGACTGCTCGATGAAGCCCTGGGCGACACCCACATCGAAGCGATCGACGACAGGCTCGGCCTCGCCGTTGGGCAGGATCGCGCTGTTGTCGTGTCGGCTGTAGCCATTAGCGGGGTCGAACGTGAAAAGTCCGATGGCCGAGAGCTGCACGCCGTTCTGGCGCAGGGCGCCGTCGCGGGAAACTTCCGGTTCGCCGCCCGCCGCGTCGAGCTGGATGGCGCCGCCGCCCGGATCGAGGACCGGGTAGCCGTTCAGCGTCACGAGCGAACCATCCTCGGTCATCGTGAAGCGGCCGTCCCGCGTCAGCGCCGGGCCGGCAGGCGTTTCGATGGAAAACCAGGCATCGCCCTGCACCGCGAAATCAAGCGCACTGCCCGTCTGCTTCATGCCGCCATTGCGCGTAGACAGATAGTTTTCCCCCGAAGACACGAACGCGACGTCCGCGGGCCGGCGATTGTCGACCAGTTCCTCGAATTTCACTTCGGTGGCGCGAAAGCCGACCGTGTTGGAATTGGCGACATTGTCCGAGAGCGTCGTCAGGCGCCGCTCGAGCGCGATCTGAGACGACAGCGAGACGTAAAGAGCGGTATCCATGGATCACCGTCCTCCGAGCTTGAGTGTGTTGATGGACAGGAGAAGATCGGGCGAGATGCCCGCGGCCCCCTGCGTGCCGAAAAGACCGGATGTATTGGGAGTCCCCTGCGGCTGGTTCTTCATCTCCCAAAGCGTCGTGAAACGGTCGATGAAGTCGCCGAGCTTCGCGGGGTCCTTGAAATCGTCCAGGCTGAACTGATCTTCGAAATAAGCCGCCTGCTTGTCGATGTCGGTCGCGGCGAATTCGTCCGGCAGGTTGAGCGAGGTGCGAACGACTTCCGCAAGCGCTTCGTCGGCGAGGATTTCGTAGGTGTTCTCCAGCCGCGGCGCCATGCGCT
This window harbors:
- a CDS encoding flagellar protein; amino-acid sequence: MSDEQETFFDDTLPPEPLLRRLFNADTAIIGGGIALAVGAAFFPWYVFFHQESFGVRPMTYSTDRPLSEWPGTGRMSASPIVLEGEPSGEGEFDMLMTATVPEPPIEEEPEAGVADPLNQPFPGSNAFRLLHVANGRALIEDSAGMYMVQIGSVLPDNSRLARLERRDGIWVIVTSEGAIIER
- the fliI gene encoding flagellar protein export ATPase FliI, with translation MSVHSHSHRSEKLDALAKVARKFAEPSEAIRYGGYVQSIAAGHYTVSGLSRHVRLGEFVVHRSKSGDHLGEVVKVDTDTVVVCPIEAGEPIGVNETVFSRGAFKVAPDQSWCGRTINAMGQPIDGGPEMMPGAKRRSVVSQPPPSMSRQRVETPLRTGVRAIDIFSPICLGQRLGVFAGSGVGKSTLLSMIARASAFDRVVISLVGERGREVREFIEDTLGDNLAKSVVVVATSDESPMLRRLAPLTAMTVAEYFRDAGQNVLMIVDSVTRFAHAVREVGIASGEAPIARGYPASVFTELPKLLERAGPGGRDAGSITAIVSILVDGDNHNDPVADATRGILDGHIVLSRTLAEEGRYPPIDPLASISRLARKAWAGDEEKLVTRLKALIHRFEETRDLRLIGGYRPGTDADMDMAVKQVPVVYEVLRQGPDDPPAADAFDDLAHEMKKAAGLIQPGTPQSEPSKGRK
- the flgF gene encoding flagellar basal-body rod protein FlgF translates to MDTALYVSLSSQIALERRLTTLSDNVANSNTVGFRATEVKFEELVDNRRPADVAFVSSGENYLSTRNGGMKQTGSALDFAVQGDAWFSIETPAGPALTRDGRFTMTEDGSLVTLNGYPVLDPGGGAIQLDAAGGEPEVSRDGALRQNGVQLSAIGLFTFDPANGYSRHDNSAILPNGEAEPVVDRFDVGVAQGFIEQSNVNAVSEMTQLIMVTRQFENVSALVRDAERIKQDAIRTLGGSNT